Genomic DNA from Phyllostomus discolor isolate MPI-MPIP mPhyDis1 chromosome 12, mPhyDis1.pri.v3, whole genome shotgun sequence:
ATAGACACCAGGAGGATTAAATTTAAAGTCACAGACATATCCCTTCCTGACATATACACTTTGACTTGTAACATTGGCAAGAAGATTTTAAGGAGACACATGTGTGTTTCAAATGGGCAATAAAAGAATCTGAAATTACAAATTGCAAttctatttttgaagaaaatgctctaaaatatgGAGGTCAGGGTCTTGCAATTAGGGAGAACCTGCAGAAAGGTCATTGATTCTGAGGAACATGAAAGCCTCTGGGTCATAATAAAACTGCTTTCTGCACAGTGGAGGGAAACACAACTACATCTCTTTCAGCCAAGACCCAATTTTCATCTTGATCAGTTATTGCAATTTATAAAGAGGTGCAAATTACCAGTTATTTATAAACAGGTGCAAAATAGCTGAGTTTTCCTGAACAGAGTAAGAATCTGATCTCCCAGAAGTCTGGGCTTCTGGAGATTTCCATTTAGCCACTACATTGTTCTTTACAGTAACATTCCCTGTCATCAAACGTAATCCCTAAGGAAGATGTGTGTACTTGATCCTAGGATATACCTGGAGTCACATGGTTTGACCTCATTAGTTACCTAAGTGCAGAGGAGCTGACTTTTATCACTTGGTTTACTCTGATGAAggtttttctataaaacatatgACGGGAGTTTTGTTACCTGAGGTCAAGGAGTTTCACCCTCATACTTTGCCTGCAGTCTCTAGCTTGGAGTGATGGACTCTTTCCAAGAGGTACCAAAATAACAGGAGATCAAACTTAGCTTCATAAACTATGGGTTCATTTTTAATTCCATGGGCATTTGTCTGAACTAGGGCATTTGAGCTAAAGTCCTAGCTTTATTACCAAGGTTTCCAATTACATCTTATTAACAAAAAGACCAGAAATGCACTAAACTTattcaaatagttttttcttgttgttgtttttttgttgcccaagtacagttgtctgcttttctcccaccctccccagccccaactccaccccagccatccccaccttcctctcctgaTCCCATGTCctcttggttttgcccatgtgtcctttctaaTTCTTCCTGAAAAGACttcccacttttcccccattatccccttccgcctcccctctggttactgtcagttttttttttttttttttttttttttttgattaggttgcacttaaTGGttagatcatacggtatttgtctttcactgcttggcttatttcacttagcataatactctctagttccacccatgctgtcgcaaatgtaagagctccttctttctgctgtgtagcatttcgttgtgtaaatgcaccataccTTTTCGATACATTCACAAAtagttttattgacatataaataacaatactggagactttagaaatcttttttttttaattcattctcaGTCATCCGTGTCCAGTTTACCTATTTAGCTATGTTTTCACAGATTTTCCAGAATATTTCTACTGTCCTTTTTTTTATaaggaactcttttttttaaagattttatttatttatttttagacagggaaggggagagagagagagagagagagagagagagggagagggagagaggcatcaatgtgcggttgctggaagttatggcctgcaacccaggaatgtaccctggctgggaatcgaacctggggcactttggttcccagcctgcgctcaatagAAATCTTTTGAAAACTATTTAAGATAAAGATTAAGATCAAGGTTGCTACCCACATGGGTGTCCTCTTGTCCATTCCCATTGTCTACAACTGTGACCATGTGCTTCTTCATGTTTGCATTGAGAAGTGACAGAGCTAAGATCCTGTGAGCTCATCGCCTGTTCCCACTGGCTATCACACAATCACTGCTAATTCTCTGAGGGACATAGTGTTAACTCCACTGTGGACATGGTACAAATGAGACCAAACCAAGGCAAGTGTTGGTCTGAAATGTGACCTTAAGTCAACAATAATGACAATGTCAGCTCacatttttgagtgtttattaacttagtgtaaatattttaagaattattcaCCTGCAGACAGATATATCATAATAGTGCAAACAAATGCAGTTTAAAGCTCAataacacagaggaagaaaggagggtcAGTCAAAATGCACATAAAGTTCAAGACCCTGACTTTCAGCAGACATGATGGGGTTGGACACTTTACACTTGTAATCCCCAGCATCTCCCCTCATAACGGGTTTTATGATGATTCTTCTGCCGTCTGACTTCAGCTTCATTCTGTCTGTGAACTTCAGATCCATGCCATTTAAAAACCACTGGGGGAATTTTCCATTTGTGTAGCAAGTCAAGACCACACTATCTTCATTCTCTCTGACGACATAGTTGCTGGCTAGGAGGGTGGGCACTCTCAGATATtctgtggagaaacagagaatGTGAATCTTTGAGAATTTGCTTTGAGACATGGAGCCATGCTGCTTCCTCAGAGATCTCCACCACTCACAGTCCACAGTGAGCTATGTAAAGGTCACCAGATTATGGTCCTGACATTTGCAGAAAGAAACTTGTTCAAGTTCAGGTGATAGTATGTAAAGTGAAAGTTACACCTCCTCTCTGAGCCTATATAACTTCAGGGGGATTCTGTACCTATGCCCTCACTCTTCTCTGTAGTAGCAGCACACAAATCCCCTCCCCAGTGCATATGGCTCATAACCTCATCATCAGGTACAATTTTTCTCTCATGAGCTTTATTGATATTGCCCTAGAACTTTTTTTTGATGTCACAAGACATCAGGTTCCACTCcttatgtgaatatttatatgttttggagaagGCAAGCTTACCACCTTTGTCCATCTCTGGGGCCAAAGGAAGTTAACAGCGAGTGGAAAAGCATTCAATTTTGGGggggtaaattttatttatttatttttagagagggaaggaaagaggggagagagagagagagagagagaaacatcaatgtgtggttgctgggggttatggcccgcaacccaggcatgtaccctgactgggaattgaacctgcaactctttggttctcagcccgtgctcagtccactgagctatgccagccagggcttagcatTCAATTTTTGTTAAAACAATTATTAGGTATTAAGGATGGCCCAAGGCAGTGTTCATGGATCACACCTTGATGATTTCTATCTAAAAGCCTTCTCACTctgaacaaaaatttatttccttgccAACGGAGTCAATATCATAGTATAGTTAATCTATAGAGGGAAATAGTTAAGGTTTTAATAAAACACATTGACTataggaatagaagaaaactattcatgtaataaaggccatacataacATCCCAGAAATAACACAATATTCCCCAGACCACCTTACTTCCTggttgaccagaagcctttccCTGCAGACACACAGACTTCTGCCACCCAGCTGAGGTGTGTTTCTATGGGGCACCATTTCCCAGGACATGCTAAGGGTTTGAGTGGAACAACACATGAAGTCCAGAAACAAGCAATCTAATAATGGCAACAGAATCAAGTCTTTTGACCTTGACCATTCAAGTCATTCTGTCTCCCCTGAGGGCAGGTGAGGACTCGTGCAAATGCAAAATCAGTGTCATATAGCAAGTGTGGAGCATGGACTGGCCAAAGTTCTGGTCCTTGTGGAAATTTGTTTTGGGTGGCTATGAGATAGAAATGTAGaacaacttaaaattattttgcatgtgaaaaTAATGATTAATACCCCAGGGCCTGAGACTAATTGCAAGAAAgactattttcttaaagaaaaagaaaaaaaaaaaggacctggGATGATGGTCTTAGTTCCTGGAGGCACAGAAAACTTGTACCTCATGGCCAGAATTTAAAGGACTCTATAGCCAGGTTCCAGACTCCAATGTGATtttggatcattcattcattcagtcattcactcatcccccatttatttcttcctaattcatcAACAGCAACTCAGTGTTTGTTACTTATTGGTCCCTGAACTAGTTTCAGGAGTAGAGTGAGGAGTGAGAAGACAAAGTCCTTTCATTTACATCTGCTGGGAGAGACTGCAccaaaacaggaaataaataagtaatgtcAAATCTGGGTCAGGGAGGTATGAATGCACCTCCTGAGGGAGATGCCTGGGTAATCTATACAGTGATTCTGATTGTTACTGCAGGTACTTTGGTTCTAGAGTAAAAATACGTTAGTGTCTCAATTTTTTCACTCCAAAGAGCAAATTGTATACCTATGAGCTGAGGATACTTAATACAAAAACTTTCTGAGCCAATTTTTTGCTTTAGAATCCAAAGACCCTCTTCTATGGACCCCATGGTAGAGAAATTCAGATAGCCCAAGAGTGACTCTGATGAGCTGCTCATATTCTCTGTGACTCCGCTGCAGTGAGTGTATCTCCCTGTTCCTCAGTTTATTCTCAGTAAAGAAGGTTGTCAGTGTGTTAGCTATAAAACATTGTCAGTATCTGACCTACATcttgaaatggaagaaagagcTGCTCAAATGAAGCGTCCCTTATTAATGGACTCCCAGATCTCTTATTGGTCTGGGCTGATTCCTGGTGAATGACAACCTTCCAGGAGCAtcttttttcctcagtttctttcttgggATGCTGACCTTTCTCTGAAGCTTCTTaagtccccctccccaccaggatAGTCTGCTATATCCACAGACATTGTCTAACTGTGTtctccacacacagactcaggtgACACCAAACTCCACTTCTGCCAAGATGTGACTCTTGGGCCTGAGCCAGGAGTGGTGACAGGCTCAGGAGCCTTGTGACTCAGGCCCATTAAACCTTTACACACTGAGCCCTTTTGAGGACCCCAACCCCAAACTTGCACAGGCTGCCTTGCATCACTGGAGTAAAGAAACCTGCCACAGAGTTCTGGGGAGTGGTTTCCGTGCTGAGCTCTGAATGAATATCTGGAAGCTTCTTAGACCATGCTCTGACCTAGTATAGCAGGGTCAGCCTCAGGTCAAGTTCATAGGAACATACTCAGGGGGTAGAACTGAGATATGTCTCCCTCTGTTGAGTTACTCTCATCAGACTGACCTTTCTGTCTGCAGTGACTGTCTGCAGGGCTACAAGTTGGGAAGGGAATTGAGATCCTAAGAAGTTTGTCTACACTCTGTGTATTCTGCATTAAATGTCAAAAATGAACCTTAAACAAAATGCAGAGTGGAATGGAGGTATTGTCCAGGGCTGTCAGTCCTGTGTGTGAAGTAGGAGTCACTCCTCCCAAACCCCAGTCATCAGAGAGCAATCACTCACCATATACATCAAGTTGCCCAaaccctatttctttttttgaatctGGAAGATGGGCCACTATTGTGTATGGTCCTGCACGCTCCATGGTGACCTTCTTCAACAGCAAGGATCCATCACTGGTGATCGTCTCTTGTCTAATGTTTTCAAGACCACTTAAATGAAAACTTAATGTCATAATAAAAAACccaattatattatttttgtccACGCCTTTCCCCTTATACCACACATAGAGTACAGCCTCAGGAGGTTTATTGCGGATACGCAGAACCACATCCTCCCCTTCGGTACAATAGGTGGACACAATACTGAGTTGAGCTGTGGTGGGCAGGCTCCAGAAGATTAAGAATGagactaggaaaaagaaaaaaaaatgatcagtaTTTGTATCTATGCATTGGTACCTGAATTCTGAACAGATATCTTTATCTCTCAGCCTTGGTCTGTAGGTGAGTGTGTGTCTCCCATGGTCAAGGTTAACAGCATGGCCCCCATTACTTCAGCACCTGTGAAGctgttatttttgtctgtttcaaATACTCATCTCCAGGTGTTTATCTAGGTCACCTCTTCACTGTGCTTAGACCCCTCTGAAACTCAGGAACAgttttgaaacacatttttctgaCCACCTTCTCTAAAAATTCTCTGCCTTCACTTTGTGGCCTGTCTTACTCTGTTACTTTCATGGCTGTTGTGTGTACCTGACCTCACATCTACACCATTTTTGTTCCTCTCTCCTCTATACAACATGGACTCAATGAGAGCTGGGCTTGTCTGATTTTGTACCTCCAGTGACTACAACAGCTTGGAAATAtatgggaatgaatgaatgagtcctgTACCTCCTGGGGTTTATTTGCCCATTTTGGGGGTTTGTAGTAAAGACAACATCTAGCACCCCTGGTTAAATTTTTCTAGTGTTTCCTGACATAAATCATTAGTATTGTTATCAGTTTTCATAATTCAATACTCAGTGATGAATAATAGGAAACAAACAGCAATCCAGGTTTTCCTGCCTCTCACCACTTACAGATTATGAGATTTTCCTCTTGCTGGGTCCCctctgttggggaccaccctgtcTGGAGTCAGGAAACTGTAActccccatgacttaggctgagtgagagacctccggaccaggagccactaaggagacaaaacttatttccctggcatgaacgctttCTGTTCTGTGTCTGatctcctaagcttgatcagttagccaatgacaggtaagatttcccacagagggaatttcctaagacaggcatgatcatgtggaggcttctgggaagaggcTCAGggttgtggaaatgaaggggCGATGGATATCAACCtttgcccccttggctttgtcaaagcctgagtccttgttcttagatgtgagaaatccaagtctcctggctacctttgtcttctctgttaattcaggcctgtggaaatagcaggggcagtgcagcctagaccagaaatggcagacccccaggctaatcaggcctgggacatagaatatgcaagatcttgtgagatctgtttgctagaggatgttattaaattagaatataaaggcacagacaggcaaccaaaactagccctttaagtAATGTGTTAAAACTCCaacctctgcccagaatcacagcaggggttctgtctgcatctttgtaagtcacctacttctttcgATATTTTCTGCCAGACTGTTAATCCGCAAACTAAGTcggtattctcaataaaaatctgcttgggaatgcatatgggtgctccccactagagagagtggctgttccgttcctacttccccacaggacctggttgtctctctgcatgtttttctcatgtgtcaATGAGCCATCAGCAACGTTCGTGCTCACTGTGGGCTGGTGAGCATACTTTACCCTTCCACAtcctacttttcctttttatacttTACACTGAGATCCAGACAGAAGACTTTCCTTATTTCTCAGAACAAGGTCTATTCAGCAGACCCCAGGAAGTCTCTGTGTCAGATCCTTAGCCTACTCCAAGGAATTGTCTCCTACTTACCAACCAGCAGGAGCCCTTGCCAGTGGAcaagtcctctgtgggtagagacTGAGAGGGACCCCATGCTGTATGTTGTCTCTTCTGTGGCTGACTCTCTGAGAGAAGTGTCAGGTTCAGTGAggctcacaggcacctctgtccaGAATGGTGCAACCTGCTGTGTGCCTTACCTGTGGGCTGAGCTTTATTCAGGGTCAAGATTACAATTTTTGTCATGTGAGCTGGGGGCAGGATGTATGCAGATTACCATCCAACTGCCTGCTCTAGTTATTGCCACCCTTTGCTATTCTAACCAGTAGTGCCCTGCTATAATTTGGTTCCCTGGGAACTCCTGAGACCTCtcaacaccacacacacacacacacacacacacacacacacacacaccaccacacAAACACTCACTCTCATGCTGTATTTGGAAAAGCACAAACCTGGAATTTCTGGATTTCAGGGTTTCTCCACAGCTTTCTGTAAGGTGCCCAGCAGTGTTTCTCAcagccctctctctcacacatttgATTCTTCCCTTCAGAGCAGTAGTTCTTGAACTGAGTCCCAGAAACCTGTCACAAGGAAGTCACTCCTGCTCTGCATCAGATCACCTGTGAAACCTTGTAACATTGCAATGCCCAGGTCACACCTAAAAAATGCAGCTTATGCAGCTGTCCAGCTAATGTGGGTGCCTATTTAGAGTGAGATCCCTGGATGTGAAAGAAGAACCACCTCTCCTGTTCTTCTGTGTACAGGGGAAGTCTCCAGATCCTGCTATACTGCAGATTCTAACTGGGTGCAGTGGGCCAGAGACTCTGTATCTGACAAGCTCTGAGGGAAGGTTGATCTTAATTATGGCCTCTGGAGCTCACTTGCAATAGCAAGGCTGACAGGGACACAGGTGTCTTGAGAGGATGACACAATAATGCCAGCATTGATCTCTGCTATGTCTTTAGCTTGGGTCTGTCAGCActacacagagagtcccagataTCATCAAAAAAGGGAATTATttgtttgtgacacagaaacccatCTGGGTACCAGGTCTTCCCCATGTTCTCAGAAGCtctgtggttttatatttttcccctATGAAGGTAACAAAAATAACTCAGCAGATGAGAAATGATCACACTTGGTCGTAATTGAAGAGCAGACCCTTCTTCTATCTCAGATTGTCACCAGATTGGCTTTTGCTTCCAGGAATACAAACTCAGAACCAGAATTCTCAGTGGAACAGGCAGTTTTGGGTATGAAATAGGAGATATTCTCTGTGTCCCAGGAAGAAGGGACTGTTGTAAAAGATCAGGTGACTATAGGCTGCCTGGTTCTTAAGAGACAGCTTCAGGTAGACCATTCCTCTCCAAGTCTGTTTGTAGGACCTGTCCTTGTGCTGCTGGCTGTTGAGACAGCCTCTCAGTTATCCCTGGGAAGATTCCTTTTGTCACAAGATTTGCCCATGGATGATACCAGGCGTGGAGTAGAGAGCAGCACAGAAACCTCTGAGAGAGGAGGTGCTCCTAGGCTATGTCAaggtaaacaacaacaacaacaacaacaacaaaaccaacttCAAATTTATTCAGCAATGTAATGAGATTATCTGAGCCAAACTTACCTCATATGTCTTGGAGAGAGGACTCAAATCCTTTGAAGAAAGGCAGCTTTTCAGCTTATTTTGTACATTATCATCCAagtagaaaatgataaaatttggTTAAAATCCAGAaggaggtggaagaaaatatagcagagaaatatccagaattgtagaaaaaggtaaaatggagagacatatatttttttacattggtGAGTTAGAGGATAATTAGAATTTACAAGACACAGAAAAGGTGTGCTGGGGACCAGATAACCTAAAGGATGCTGTGATCTCATACACTTGTCCCAGACTGTGACATGAATGGTCCAGCAAAGAAAATCACTCTGATGTGTCAAAGTTATGCTCTTGAAGATGCACAAAAATGGATCAGGGCTCACTTAAGTTAAACACAacctttcttaaggaaaatataGGCCTGTGATGTGATAACTTACTAAGTTAGAAGTTTCTGATCAGAATATTTTGTGAGTATTTTCAGGCCTTCCATGTGGCCCCCTGAGCTTGCCAGGGTTACGTCACAGTCCCTTTCTGTTAACAGTCTCTAGAAGTAGCAGGTGGGACAGAGAAGTCAAGAGGCAGGAACCAAGAAAGGCCTGTTAAAGCAGGGGATGAAAATCAGGCTATTTCTCCATCTGAACCAAAGCCTGGTTCCTGTGTCTATTTCCTATGTGTATCAAAGTTGCATCCCAAATATGTCTTGTGTGTCTACCATCACTACATTGGGATATCAGACATACCTCATTTCTGTGTCCCTGtctgcccacagagcccaggAACTGGAGCATCTCCAGGTCAATACTTAACTAGGGCCCCTGTTTGTTCTTCTTCAGGAGAAGAGTGGTTTTCTTAGAGCCCTCACCCCATTTGAATAGAAGCAACCACAGATTCTGGGTTCTCTTGCCCCATTCTGACACAAAGTTTCCCTTGTTCTCTAAGACATCATGAACTGGAGACATGTCTTCAGAGACAACAGGCAggtgtcccacaaaccaaaaatttTGGGAATGAAAAGTCTTCCCTCTTTCCTATATGGTCAGGGTGCATTCTTTCTTCCCCTGGCAGGAACTCTTTCAGGGATTGAGAATCCAATGTTTCTGTCAGTTCAGGTATCTGTGAGAACAGGAAAATGATAGGCCTGGTCTGATGATACATCACTCACAAGGTGGGACAGTGGAAGGCTGTGATTTTGGAGGAATAAAATGAAGTTCAACCCCTCACTGTtgggaagtttctttcattccttttgaccatatgagaaataaaaaccaaacccTAGGATGTCTCCAAGCAGGTGGCACCCTCCTGTCATGCTGACACCAGTGCCTTTGTGCCCATAAGAACATAATTTGACTACAAGTGTCACACAGTGACAAGCTTCCACTGTGCAGTTTCCCTTATTGATTTAACAAGTGTTTGTGGAGTATGTGTCAGGGTCCTGGCTGAGCCCTGGGAACTTTAAGCAAAATAAGACAAGTGTGGGCCCTGTGTTCCTTGACTTTACCTTGTAACACCGACAGGCTGTCAGGTAAATCAAGGCTCTAGGAACTTAATTATAATTCAGAAAAGGGCCTCAAAACAAAACTTCTGGTCCATCCAGAGTATGTAATTGAGTCTCAGCTGGTCTGGGAAACACAAAGACACTTCTCAGAAAGTATCCTCTTGGCTGAAACCTGAAGAGTTAGTGGACATTTACTCCATAAAGAACAGAAGgtgttaaaaaaatgtttcctcaaAAGACTGACCTATGTAGAGGTGATGCTTGGCTGGATGGAAGAGTAGACAGAGTCCATTGTGGAAGCTTGAAGAGTTAGAAAGACTGTGGAATGAGCGATGCTGTTGAGGTTGGTCCCCTGCTGCACTATGGCTGCTGCTGAGGTGGTGTCATCAGTGTCCCAGAAAGGTTCCTTCTGCAGAGTAATTCTGTCACACCTGTGGACAAGCAGAAACACGGGCAAGGAAATGTCATGATACAGTTgagtgccttcttttttttttttagttttgtactTTGTATTGAACTTATACTTTAGGCAATATTTCATAGGtggatatataattttaatgtagtttttgAATTATGATTGAATATAATGAACCTAACATATTGAAAGTATGCAATTTATGAAGTGTTTCCGGATGCATGCTCCAGAGAAGTTGTACAATGAAAATCAAGAACATGTCCTTTACTATTAAAGTCTTTTCACGCCCTCTTATAATCTCCTTGTTCTTCACCTCTCCACCTCCTTTTTTAGTGTTAAGAgaattgtccatttttttattattattataaattcattggcattttctggaattttcaaaatttgtatCATAAAGTGTTTAATTTGAGGCccaatttgattattttatatatttctttctttttattctctagttATATCTCATTACAAGGATGCATTAATTCTGTTTATTCACCCTTTATGGACAAttgtgttgtttccaattttgggCTCTTACAAGTAAACTTTCTATGATCACACATGCAGAAACATCTTCAAGACAAAGAATCAGTGCTTGTACAACCATCAATAGCTAGAGAAACAGAAGTGAGGGAGCTGCCCCTGGAATTCTGTTCTCAAGGTTGCAcagccacagccccacccagacGTACAGAAAGAAACACCTGCTTCTTCACATAAAGCTGAGTGTCTGCCACAGCCCACCCATCAGTCAacacaacagcaaaaataatGGTCCCATTTCCCTTTAGTTTCTGAATTATGAACCGCTGAACCTCAGAAACTGCATTTAATTCATATTTGGATTCTCAATCACTAGGAGTAGGGGAAAGGTAGTGTTTAACTTCTGAATCCCTCTGATATAAGGTGGATCATCCCTCAAAAGAACCATATATGCCACGTGCCCACTGATAACACATAGTATGTCTGAGTCCACCTGCAGGGCGTGTGACTCTAGGTGAATGAATCCACCTCAATAAGCCTCAGTTCTCTCATGTGATGCCATAAAAATATGTTTGGCCtttttcttggattttagaaAAGAGCAGCTAAGTCTTTTGGAATGTTCTAAGTGATGTGGGTGATACAGTGTCTTATGTTGTGAAGAAACAACTCTTGGCAGTCCTCTGGATAGTTTCACAGTGAGAGCAGGTCACAGGAAAGACCAAGTTCTCATCAGAAGCTTGGGATTTTTAgctgtcaacataagaaatgttCCAACCTGATGGGaatttttatgaatatacttGGGCCAAATATGACAATAATTGTGGGAAGCAAAACCACAGTGGATTGAGAGAATGTTCTGAAACATGGCAGTGTCACCccttattttatacagtacagGGAAAGCCAGAGGCCTGAGGTGTTACACAAAATCCATGGGCTATCCATTAAGGAATTAGAGGGTGCAAATTAgagaaatctctgagactgggtaaaaagtaaaacaaatagacacaaTTGTTATGTTGGTTGGTACAGGAGAGATAGCAGTTAACAAAAAACACAATAACCATAGTAATGAGAAGGTATGTGGTCTCTGCTATGGTGCAGTCAGGGttgtgggaaaaagaaaattactctgacatttTGAAGGTATGttatggtaaaggaaaaaaataaaaacaaaacaaatacccTATTAAGGCAAAGATTGACTTTTATCAGGAAATAGATTGGCCTTCGACATGACTACTCACCATGACTTgctttttgtgaaatttttaatttcagatcatCCTATGTAGttacttcaggtctctgagtttgtgacTCCAAACACACAAGCCtttcctgagcttgtcaggttcaGTATgaggcaacttttttttttgtctgcattGCCCTCTTAGGTTATAAATCAACCTAAAAGATGCATTGGTGACCAATCTTTTGGTTAGATAATATTGTCTCAAGTGGTAGGAAGGGATTCTTAGGAAGTCTTAGCATTTGTCTTGCTGCATGATAAACCATTGGTGATACAGCAAGAACTTCACCTTGGGTGGAAGTAAAAGCCAAATgttctcaaaagagaaaaggagataaatggGAAGAGTCAGTCCCGCTGGCCCTTATTAGAAAAATACCCTGGTCTTTTTGAACCTATGATCTATTAAGGACTCAGTTGTGATGTCTCATTTCTCTATGTTTTGCATCTTGTATAACATTTACTTACAGTTTGAGGGCAAACTATACACAAATCCAGTTTACCCATCTGACCATGGAATGGGGTCACATTTACTATGGCTCacctattattaattattaattattcattattaCTCTGATTTCTGCTAGTTGTACACTTGGAAGCTTTCACCTTCAAATTTATTTGGGGATCAGGCTGTAAGAACACAATGTTGTAAAATACAATTA
This window encodes:
- the LOC114511402 gene encoding carcinoembryonic antigen-related cell adhesion molecule 21-like, whose translation is MTKIVILTLNKAQPTVSFLIFWSLPTTAQLSIVSTYCTEGEDVVLRIRNKPPEAVLYVWYKGKGVDKNNIIGFFIMTLSFHLSGLENIRQETITSDGSLLLKKVTMERAGPYTIVAHLPDSKKEIGFGQLDVYEYLRVPTLLASNYVVRENEDSVVLTCYTNGKFPQWFLNGMDLKFTDRMKLKSDGRRIIIKPVMRGDAGDYKCKVSNPIMSAESQGLELYVHFD